The Monodelphis domestica isolate mMonDom1 chromosome 5, mMonDom1.pri, whole genome shotgun sequence DNA segment GGCCCACAGCAAGCCCTATTGATCTACATGGGACAAAGACGGGAGGCAGGAAGGGCTTGGGGAGAGGGGCAGAGGACCGTGGGCCTCCTCCCAGGGTCAGCGCACAGCCGGACAACAGTCTGCCGGGCGTCCCCTGAACCCCTTCTGACTGTCAGCCGAGAACAAAGGAGGGGCGGCCCAAAGGGCCCCACATCAGGCCTCGGTGACAGCAAGGAGAAGAATGAAAGTGGAAGCAGAGAACGGAGAGAAACGGGTTCAGCCCTCGCCACGCTGGCACCTGCCGGGGAGGGCTGCGGACAAAGCAGCCATCCGGGGCTAAGTCTAGGTGAGGGAATGAATGGCCCTGCGGGGAAGCGGGGAGGCCCAGGGCTGCCACAGGCCACTCCAGGACAGCCAGGTGGGGCGCACGGGCGGCGGGCGGCTCCTCAGCCCCAGGCCGGCACAGGGGAGGCGCCGGGGAGTCCAGGGCTGCGGGAGGCCGCCGGGAAGGCCGCGCATGGGCACTGCTAAGGCTCCAGAGGGCGGGTGTGAGGCCGATTCCTGAGGGAGCCCAGCGCGCCGAGCTCCTGTTCCCAAACGCCCGACGGGGCCTGCCACATCCGTGACGCCACTTCTCTTGGCAGCGGTTTCTAAAGGTTCCTGGTGAGAGGCGGCTGCCGCTGGCCTGGGAAGCTTTGCCGCAGCTCCTCAGGTTTGCCAGACTTCAGGCCCACTCGGGCCCCTGGTCCATGTCCTGTTCTTAAATGCGCCTCAGCACCAGTCGCCGCCTTCTTCGCCTTGGACCGCTGGGAGAAGCTCTGCAGCCTGCAGCTCCGGGCTTTGGGGATCTGCCCTGGAGTGTAGACCGGCGGCCCCAGGGAGGCAGATCCAAACAGTCCGAGCGACTGGTCTTCCTCCAAACATGGGAAAGTTGCCCAGCAGGACGCCTGGGGGTCCAGGACAACGGTCTCCCCACGGGGAGCCCCAGGGGGCAGGGGAGCCCCAGGGGGGCACTGAAGCAGCAGCTGTGGGACAAGAAAGTCTCTCCTGGGGCTCCTTAATGAAGAGGACCTTGAGGGGATCCCCTGGCCCAGCCTGGGGCTATTTAGAGCCAATCAGCCCCCCCAAGGCCCACCTGGTCTAGGGGtcctcctttccatttctccatgcTGGCTCTAGGCTGAAGCAGGGCGCCTCCACCACCCGGACAGAGCAGGGATCAGGGAGGCCCCGGCCTCTTCTGGCAGGCTGGCCAAGCCCTGCCCGAGGGAGGGATCCTGGAAGCCCAGGCCCCTGGTGCCATGGCCAGGATGGGGGAGCCACTCACTGGCCTCCGGGCCGGCTCGAATGGGGATGACTCTCAGATCCCCCATCAGCTCTGTGACCAAGGGAAGCCCGAGGCCAAACCCACATCAGGCAGCCCTCCTGCCTTAGTCAAGATCCACACAGAACGGAGGCCAGAGACTCAGCAGGGCCTAAATCCTTCCCACACTTCTTGCCCATTTTCCTTCCTAACTTCAACAGAGATCCCAGGGAGACCCTGAATGCCAACCAAAACGCCATCAAAGTCCAAAATCCCCAAAGAAGGTTCAGTGCCATGGACaggcccccctcccccagccctggCCCCTTTTGGGGCATTCTCAGCACTCCCAGAGggattacagatgaggaaacggaaggcaggcagggttaaatgactggcaCAGGGCCACCAAGCCCAGCAGGCCACCCATGGCCCCATCTACTTGGATGGTACTTTATGGCTACCAGCCAGAGGACCTCCTGGAAGCCATCATTCAGGCCTTCCAGCGGCCTCCAGCTTCATCAGATCCACTTCTGGTCAAGCTCAGCTCTGTGGGCTGCTGTGGTTCTCCTTTTAGGAGGAAGTGAAGGCAGCAATGCCTGGGTCAGCTCTGGGCCAAGCCCTTCATAAACTCAGCCCCAGAGGGAGGTGCTGCCACTCACCCCACTTTacaggaggagactgaggcaaacagagcctTGTTCTCACTGGTTCCTTTTGGCCTCCTGCTTGCCTTTGGGTGCAATCTGCAGCTCCTTCACTCCAGTTGGACCAAACTGACCCCTGGAAGCTCCAGgccacccctcccccctccatccCCACCTCTGCTTGGCACAGGAAACAGAACCCAGCCACCTGATCTTTGGCAAAGTGGGACCCTGGAAAGCAGCCCAATAGGCCTGGGTCCAACCACTCCCAGCCCTGAGGCAGAGGTCTATCAGAGGGAAACAATCTATATTAGAGGTATCAGAGATACACATCACATAAACCAGTGGTCAAAGGAGAGGGGGGGCAGCCAGGTGCTGGAGGGATTGTGAGAAGATAGATGCActagtacattgttggtggagctgaggGGGGGGGAGGACTATTTAGAAAGCCATTTGGAACTGCAAGGGAGAGTGCTACAAAGGGCCAGTGACACTCCAAAACATGGATAGCAGCACTTCTGGGAAGAGTGAGGAATGAGAGACTAAGCAGAGGCCTAGCACTGGTAGCAGGGACAGAGAAACCACCCCAGTGACCACAGGGTAAAGGGAAAGCCCCAAAGTCATGTGACCAAACAGAAAGGCCAAGCAGGGCACCCCtggcatggggggaggggggtgtcaccttgggggggggggtctccaGGAGGTGAAGGAATGGAGATAatcaaataaagtaaataaaacagaaaaagaacagaaaagtcaATAAAAACTTATAATAAAAGAGCTACAATAAAGGCTGAGTGTTTGATGAGCTCATCAGCAGTTCAATGAAAAGATCACTAAAATCTCTTTATGTCACATTCCTAGTGAAGGGCTCATCTAAAATGAAGGGGGGTGGCCCTTGGCAGCAGAATGGgtcccctttcctctttttccccctcatagaagtcctcccctccccccactgtcTGCCCTTCCGGGTAGCCATTACAGTTCCTCATAAGAGTAAACTCAACTAGGCGCCTAAAAACCTCCAATTACCCTGGAGAGGAGGGCCTGAGGGGTGGGTGGGGCTGTCACCTGCTGATTGGCTCCTCCCTCGACCCCCCATTGGTTCAGCACCCTCCCTTGTGACTCCCCAATTTTGTTGTTTCCAGCTTTGGATTGGGAATGTAACTTATGTCTATTAAGGAAGAAAACACTCCCTGCACAGCCAAGTTGTCACAATGGACTCTTCTCTGTAATCAGACTCaacagaaaaacttgaaaaaaggTAATTTGATGACATGAAAACAGTAACTGCCCACTTTATTCTTCTATCACTGTCTGGCTGAATTGTCCTCTAGCACGACTTCCTATAGCATTAAACCACGAGGCCAGCCACTGCGGGGTCTGACACATTTGTGGCTGTCAACAGGAAATGCATTTTCTTGTTCCAGGcaaaatgaaatgacaaaagCTGTCCCAAGCCCAGCAAGTCACCAGGCTTCGTTTATacggagtgtgtgtgtgtgtgtgtgtgtgtgtgtgtgtgtgtactttgtGTATATCTGCTGCATACAGACTTCAGGAGAACTATTTAGGATGAGAACAGGCTTGAGCTCAGCATTTCCCTTTTGAACTTATACTCATTAGAAAACTGAAACGAAGAGCCAGCTTTATGCTAACCTCTTGTGTCGGTTACACTCAAGAGGAATAATTCAACAGGTTTTAAGattcttcttctccccccccaCAAGAACGCTGGCTGGACCCACCTTCCTCCAgtttctttcacacacacacaaggctTAGCTGTCTAGAACACCTGAGGACAACTGGATACATTTGCTCAGAGGGTGGCTTCTCTGAACCTGGTTTCAAGGGGCCGTTAAGCGTTTCGAAATGGAGCCGAATCCCACACAGGGCTATAGACAAAGGAttttccattccccccccccaaagtatcATCCCCTAATTTTAAATCAACCCCCAACTTCCTTTTTCCACACGAGCCTTTCCTGTACACCAGCCACTTTCCCGTGTCCTTTTTAAGACATTATCTCGGTcaaaggaacaagaaaaaaaaaagagtatttcaaGAATTTTGTTTCCAAAATGTTGGCAATACGGCTAGGAGAAGAACCATAGTGACCCATGCTCTGCTCATTCTAAAGTATGGAAGTGCAAAGGAGAAATTCCGGCGGGGGCATGAATCTTCCAAGAAAAGTGTAAAGACTCCCTCCCTCAGCCACCTGCCGGGCTTCCTCTGAGGCCGTCTCCTTCTCCCGCCCCTCCCAGCCCAAGGCTGTCAGTTTCACCCCACGGGGGGTCTCCTCAGTCTAGACATCTACCACCCCAGCGCCGGGCTGTCAGTTTCACCCCGCTGGCTAGGGGGGCTCCCATTCCAGGACCCCGACCTAGTACTACAGTACGTTTCACCCCGCGGGGAGTCTCCCCCATTTTCCTGTCCAATCACTCCGCCGCCCCCACTCGGCGCACGTGACATTTTCGGGACAGCTGCCAAAGTTCCTAGGGGGCCCCTAAAAGCCGGGGGTCCaattctccccttcccctacctGGCCGGGGGTCCAGGAACAGCGCGCACGTGCCGCGGGCGGGTACTCACCTCCAAACATGTGCGGGGAGAGGTGCGCGGGTAGCGAGCCGATGACGAGGCGGGGCCCGGCGGCGGCCGAGCGGCCCTCGTCCGAGGTGCTATTCACCGAGTCCTGTGAGCCGTACGGGCcactgctactactgctgcttGGTATGTGGAAAGCAGATTGTGCTGTGCGGGCAGGGCCGACACTGCTGCTCCCACTGCCGCCACTGCCGCCACTGCCGCCACTGCCGCCCAGAGAGCGGGCGCCCCCCCGGGTCCCCGAGGCCGAGCCTGAGGCGGCTGAAGCTGAGGCTGAGGCTGGGGCTGGAGCTGGAGCCGAAGCTGGGGTCGGGGCTGGGGCCGGGGGTGCGGGCGCGCGGGCCCGGGCAGCGCCGCCAGTCGGGGGTAGGTCGGAGCCCGAGTAGGCGCGGGCGCGGCCGTTGGCGGCAGCCGGAGCGCTCTGCTTGGCGCCCatggccgggccgggccgggccggagCCTCAGGTGGGCCGGAGCCGCCGCGCCCAGGAGCCGCCGCCGCTAGGTGAGGCCGCTGTGCCCTCCCTGGGCCTCGGCACCGCCTCCTCCTCAGCTGGGCCCAGGACGAAGAGCGCCGCCTCCGTCGCTGCTCTCACCGCCGCCTCCGCTGCTGCTCCCGCCGCTGTCAccgccgctgccgctgctgctgcctCCGCCACcagcgccgccgccgccgccattCTCCGCGGCCGCCGCCTCCTCCTTCTGTAGTCTCCGCCGCCCCAGGCCTGGGGGGAGgcgcccgcccgcccgccgccgccgccgccgggcCGCCTGCCCCCCGCCCCCGGCTCCGCCCCCTCCCGAGCGACGCCCCACCCGCGACTCCCGGCAACCGCCGCCGCGCCCCCAGGAACGTGCAGCCGCCGGGGCCAAGTGCGAGGGCGGCGGGGGGGTGGTGGGAACTTTGGCCGTTGGCGTGCGAGGGAGCCCcgagagggggaaaaaataaggCCGTCCTGTCCATTGCCGGCTGCTGACGTCCATTCTCTTTTGGCGTCACTATTCGGTTTCCAGGAACCTACTTCTCCCCCACACTAATCTCCGACCCCCGGActtcccacccctctgcccagcgaAGGTACAGTCCGCTCAGGAGGAACCAGGGCTGGCTGAGCGGCTGACGGACAGACCTCTGTCCCGCCCCTTTCATCTGCCACTCCACCCCCCCACACCCCCCCGCTCCGCCGAAGTTGAGGTACAATCCGCCCCCTAGGGCTTACCGCTGGCAGGGCGGGATGATGGACAGGCCTTTCTAGCCCCACCCCCTGCCCTCCAAGGTGAGCGGTCCTCGGACACAGTGCCCGCCCCTTCCGCGGGCCGAGCACTGATTGGCCGGAGGCCGCAGCTGGTCTGTGGCCCACCCCCAATTGGAAGCGCCCTTCCTCCGGGACCCCCCACGGCGAACACGTGGTTCTTGGTTGGGGAAGCTGCTTTTGGGAATTGCTTTGTGTGTTTTGCGGAGTGTCTGGGGATAGTGTTTAGTTTATCGGAAACTCCTCCGGCTTTGGGGCGGTGCCTTGGAAACGTAGGACGTAGGCTTTGGATTCAAATTCACACTGGGTGGAGGTAGCCGAATGACCTTGGGCGAGCCCGACCGCCCATTTTGTCTCCCCCATTTAGAGGTCAGGGGATGTCTTTCTTTGCCCCCCATCTCGGACCTGGAAACTAGTAGGCGTCTAAATAGTGCTTATTGCCCGAGCAACCCAACTCCCTTGTCAAATTAGGAGGCTGGGCTAGACGAACCCCGCAAAGCGATCTGGCGGCCACCCTGTGTCTGAAACTTGGATCCATGCCACGGGGGCATCCTGGGAGGGCCCCTGCCCCGCCCAACGGATCCTAGAACCCCATGGTTTACTCGCTTTAATTCTACGAGCGCTTATTAAGCGCCAGGCACTGTTATCTGTAAGCTAACACGGCTTCTGGGTGAGCTTACAGATAAAGTCTCATTTTGCGGGGGTCCAAAAACGAATCCGCAGGAGGGACTAGCCCGCCAGGCTCGGAGAAATGTCCGTCTCCCCCTGGGCACCTTCCCCCGGGCCCCCCAGCACTGCCCTCTGGCGCCAGGGAGGCAAGTGAAAGCCTTCCAGATCCCGGACAGGCGGGTACTCTTCTGCGTTTTCTCTCCCCGGGACCGAACGCATCCCAgctcctggggggaggggagggctttTCTAGCCTGGTTCTCACCTTCGTGGGCTCGGTCCAGGCTCTTCTAAAAATCGGGGCTCAGAGCCGGACCCAAACTGCTCTGGCAGACCTTGGACGTGACTCACAAACCTATTTCCTTTAAGTGCTAATGAAAAGTTCGCGGGGATAAACTCGACCGCGTGAGCCCCAGCCGGAGCCCAGTAATCCCTTCCGCGAGCCTGCAGGTCCTCCTTGGACCCCGACTGGACACCTCCTCCCGCGGACCTGGGATCCCCCCCGGGGATTTTTAAATGGGGAGACCGGCTGCCGCTGGAGCAGGGAGGGGAGTCCAGGGTTTTGCCTCGTGACCCAGGGCCAGGCCTTTGGGACGGAagatttccctttcctcttctgtaaagcgAGCGGGTTGGGCTGGGTGGGCTCTCTATGGGGACCCGAACCCGTGCCACAGCCCAACTCCCCgcgaggaagggagggagggggagacccCGAGCAGCCGAGGCTGGCCTCAGGGCAGGATCTAACGGGCAGGAAAGGAGGCTGGGCAGATGCCCTCTGCCTGGGAGAGCGCTTGGGCTTCCGTGAGGGGGAGCCAGGAGGACCGCAGCACACACGCACCAATGGGGCAGAGCCCTGTACAGGGGGTGGCTTAGCAACGAAGGAAATGGAAGGCCAAAGCGGGCACTCCAGGCGGGAGCGGCGGTGGAAGTGGGAGGGAGGGTGCCCAGTGAGTTAGACGAGGGCAGGACCAGGACATTTATCGGGAAAGGAGGGCTGGAGCCGGGCGTACAGGCTTAGGCAAGAGAGCATCAGCCCGTTCCAGCGGCCTGTCCCCGCCCAGCATCCCAGCCTCGCAGCTCTGGTTAGAGTCCTCTTCATGGTCTGTGTCAATAGAGGGCAACTTGTCCCAGGGGAGGGAGCAGAGGACCTTCCACAAGGCCTTGGGGCACCGCCTGGAAAGGGGGTGTTTGTCCAGAGACATCCCAGGCCACCGTCCACCTGGGCTACCCCGCGGGCCTCCGAGAGCCAAGATATCCTGGGCAGGCCAGAGCTGCTGAGAGCCGTCCAATTCTGTCTTTCAGTCTTCCAACtcctttgtgatcccattgggCGGTTTCCTGGCTGAGATGTTGgggtgttttgtcatttccttctccagctcattttacagatagggaaacagaggcaacagggcttcagtgacttgcccagggtcaccaggagtgtctgaggctatatttgaacttgggtcctcctgactctactCTATCTGTTGGGCCACCTAGTGTAACCCTGAGCGTTAGTTTGATAAGACAAATCGAAGGCCCAACTTTCAAGTCAGCCTCCCCTTGGAAGTAGAGCTATGAAACAAGGACAATATTATTATGATTGCTCCTaggcccttctctcctctcccttagcTCTCTGCTCTACATTTCGAGGGAAACTTGCACCATTCCCTCCTCTCAGTGGGTatgttttctctccccttttcatgGGAGCTTcaagaaatagagaggaaaacGTTGTCCTTCCTCTTctgatcttctctttctccttttccaattggGAAGAAATGCAATTCTCAGGGTTGTTAGGCCCTCTTGCAAGGCTGACAGTTTGGCCCTTGCCAGAAGGTCTGTTACACTGAGAAAGGATCAAGAAAGGTAAGAAATGAGAAGCTGTGAATTCCTAGAGAACTAGATACACACAGGGTGCTTGACAGCAAGACCTATCCCAAGATTGGTCTCCCTTTCAATCTCATCTATATGGCTGCTGTCAAATAGGTAtgtggggggggaggagaagagggggaaaagagggggggagacagagagagagaggagagaggagagagagagagagagagagagagagagagagagagagagagagagagggagagggagagagagagagagagagagagggagggagggagagagagggggggggagagagagagagagggagagagagagagagagagagaggagagagagagagagagagagagagagagagagagagagagagagagagagagagagagaggggaaagggagagagagagagagagagagagggagggagggagagagaggggggggggagagagagagagagggagagagagagagagagagagagagaggagagagagagagacagagagagagagagagacagagacagagagagagagacagagagagacagaaagagagagacagacacacacacacacaagggagggggggggaggaagagggagattcGATTTCTTTGTTCCCCTTAAAAAATGTTTCCTCcctaaactgtgggagtagaaacaccgaggaaaagcaactgcctgactacagcggttgaggggacatgacagaggagagactgtaaaggaaaccctaatgcaaatattaacatagcaatgggtttgaatcaagaacacatgtgatacccagtggaatcacgcgtcggctatggggggtgggagggagaaaaagaaaatgatctttgtctttaatgaataatgcttggaaatgatcaaataaaatattataaaattaaaaaaaaaagtttcctcccAAAAGTCTTTAGTGAGTCCCTCCATATGGCTTTTGGAATAATTTCTAAACTCCTCAAGTCTGGATTTTCTGGCTCCCACATCTTCCTCCAGTGAGCCTGCTAGCTAGCTGTTCCCTGTCCCCATAATTGTGCCTCCAAGCCTGTGCCCTGGTGGTGCCCTCTGCCCGGATTTCACCACTTCCTCCCCTCAGCCCAGTGGCATCATTAGCGTCTTCAGAAGCACAGCTCAGGGACTGACCTCTCTCTGGGTGGCACTCCGTCCCCTTCTCTGGGTAGAGGCCCAGCTCTCCATTCGGATGGGTTATCATCAGGGGCAGCTACTGTTTCCCTTTCCTGTGTCATGTTATGCTGAGCCCTGGGAGGCCAGTTGAATAGAACTGGCATGATTAGGAGGAGGCTTACAGACTTAATTCACTTAGTGAACATACAGGATTATATGTGTGGCATATAGGGATGATCTAGGCCAATTTCACAGCATGGTTGCCAAAACCCAGCCCTGATTCACCAAAGCTGGCTCTGAGGGCATCTGATCTGATCTGAGCAGTCCCTAAACCAGTTCCAAAGGGTGAGCCCTGCAGTCCTGGCTTCCCCAAACTTCCCCAGCCCACCTTATCTGGCTTCCCTCAGGCCATGCTGACCACCCGGACAGCCACCCCGGACGCTGCCACCTCTGTGCCCATCCTCCCTGGTTCTGGAAACAATAATCAAATCAAGTGCTTCCTACTTAGTCTGACCTAGAAGGGGCTGCTTTAAAATTgatgaggggagagaaaagatttGCCAGGGACAGAGCATTGCTTCAGGAAAAAACACAGCCACTCCCTCTCGGGGCTCTCCTCTGTGTGCGATGATTCATCCCACCCTGGCTACCACTCCCTGCCAGAAGGGTGCCTCCCCCTTGGGGAATAAGCTCCTGGGGGGCCCCCACTGCCCAGCACAGGGCCCAGCAACGAGTCAGTGCTTGGTAACTTGAATGACTGGCCAGCGGCTGATTGATCTGAGAGAATGAACATTCATTTGTTTCTGTTCTCATAAATAGGTTATGAAAGGAGACAtgcttttaacattcatttttaaaaatctctccctcctgcccctcTCCTCCACGGAGAAGGGGAGCAATAGGATAATTCGACGTGGGTAaagcatatttccacattagccatgctgcacaaaataaaaatgaaaagcgagaaataaaatgaaaaaagtctgctttgatctgcacccaGAATTCACTGGGGGTTTGCATCAGGGGCCCTTTGCTTTGGATCCGTGCCTCAATCATGTGGCTGTACCATACTGTTGTTCCTgggtgcaatgttctcctggttctgcccacttcgcTTTGTGTCAGTTCAGACgtcttcccaggcttttctaGCACACCACAAGCCAGCCATTCCCCGGTTGATGGATATTCTCCAATTTCCAtgtctttgccaccataaagagctgCTGTACACATTTCGGGGCAGATTACCCAGGTCCCTGCCCCTTCCCTTTGCTCTCTTTAGACTACAGACCTCCCTGGGTAGTGCTGGGCCAGAGGACATGCACAGTTTTGTAGCCCTCTGGGCAGTCCCcagttgttctccagaatggttggacccaGTGAACATCtattaaacccttactgtgtGTCTGTGTAAGATATTCCACTCATTCCAATTCGATTTAATTGAATCACTCAGTAGGTGATTGACcaagtgaaggaaggagggaatgtaATCCCGCTAGGAGGGAGCCCGATTTCATTCCATAGTTTCCCCATAGATCAGATCAGAACCCTTCTAGATGAGAGAAATAAGATGAGGTAGAGCCTGATCAGTTCAGCTTGGTGACTGGTGTAGGCAGGTGGAGTCAGGCAGACCTGAGTAGGAATGCTGATTCAAACCCAAGTTGGTGCGACTTCTCCGCCTCAGGTTTCCagtctttaaaatggggataatcatcaCGCAGGTTGTGGGTATCCAATGAAACAGCATATGTAAAGCCCGAGCAAATCTTAAAGGCAACAGAAAATccagttattatattattattatcatcattttcatcaGGTGAAGCTTTATTCTGGCTTCCAAGAGGCTCAGAGTGAAAAATGTGAAACCCCGGGAGGACTCTGATCAGTCCTCAGCACCCAGAGGACCAGGAACTTCTCCACACCCTGATTTGATTTGGAGATTATATCAGTCTCCAGGCAGCCCAGAGATGCTTTTAAAGCTAGAACAAAGGACTTCTGTGGGACTTAACGTGATCTGCCTCCTCCAGCTCACGCCCTTTACATAGTATTTATGAGGTGGGGAGCCCAGGACATTTCACTGCCTGTGGCCTTCTTGCAGAGTTGGGCAGATGACAATAGCCAGATCTGTCTTCAGAACCTTTTCCACTTGGCTAATCCAGGCAGGAATCACAGTGACACCCAGACAAAGCCTGGGAGCAGTAGAGGCAGCAAAAAAGAGAAGTCATTAGAGAGCTCTACATCTCacctagtcagtcaacaaacatttattaagggcttgcTGGAGCTAGATGGGCAGCCAGGTGATaggggagtcaagaagactcatcttcttgagttcaaatagggACTCagacttcctggctatgtgaccctgggcaagtcacttaaccctgggtgctgcctcagtatcctcatctagaaaatgagctggagagggacaTGGCAAGCTGCTCCAGACAACCTCAAAATGgggatacatgactgaaaaatgattgaacaacaacagaagGTGCTGGCCACTGAtacaaagggagaaggaagggagggagcccTCACATAGTGTCTGCTCTGTGCCATGGTCTCAGTGGATTTGGAGTGCCAAGTACTGGGatagagagaaaggcaaaaacaagtcCCCAGCCCCACacaacaatccttgccctcaaggagctcatattccaATTAGGGAGACTACCAGGGAATGGAATGGCTTgttcttttgttgttattctgaTGTTCTAGGAATGTCAGACTCCTGGGtgcagtggttggccatttcctcctccagctcattttatagatgagaaaactgaggcacacccagtgatgtgacttgcccagagtcacacagctagtaagtgattgaggtcagatttgaactcctagCCCAGTGCTCTGTACACTATGGTTCCACCTAGCTGTCTTGCTCTAGGAACATTAAATTGACTAGTAGCTAGATTGATTGGTAGGAAATCATAAgtctggaaaggaaagaaggaaccaGATGGTGAAGAGTTTGGAATgctttaaaaagcactttaaatGTGATCCTCGAgttaacagggagccactggagtttgttgaataGAGGAATACACATGATCTAGCTGATCAAGGCTCTACGAAAGTCACTTGAGAGAATGTTGGATTTAGATTCTGCCCAGTTCTCTGATTTTCTAGATGAAAAAAGTTCTATCCAGAAAGGGGCTGTCTTCACCCAAATTAACCCCTTGGTTGGTGACCAAAGCAAGAGCCTGATTCTTAACCC contains these protein-coding regions:
- the ZNRF2 gene encoding E3 ubiquitin-protein ligase ZNRF2, with translation MGAKQSAPAAANGRARAYSGSDLPPTGGAARARAPAPPAPAPTPASAPAPAPASASASAASGSASGTRGGARSLGGSGGSGGSGGSGSSSVGPARTAQSAFHIPSSSSSSGPYGSQDSVNSTSDEGRSAAAGPRLVIGSLPAHLSPHMFGGFKCPVCSKFVPSDEMDLHLVMCLTKPRITYNEDVLSKDAGECAICLEELLQGDTIARLPCLCIYHKGCIDEWFEVNRSCPEHPSD